The Nitrospirota bacterium genome includes a window with the following:
- a CDS encoding efflux transporter outer membrane subunit, with amino-acid sequence MRRFSLSLLSCLLAAGCAIGPDYSRPVNSTPDSFRMQESAAPNSIANLPWWELLRDGELQNLIRIALDENKDLQRAVAAVDEFRARALIAKMDFAPQMTVTGNAPSFGRKAQFLFPGFPNPFNYYLQGNLAWELDLWGRLRRSNEAAQADLLAREENRRAVVLQLVSGVAEAYFDLLQFDMQLDIARRTLKSWEESVRIAQARLRQGVISKLDADQFEAERANAAARAAELERQVVQKENQLSVLLGRHPFRIPRGRSLTEQVMPPDVPPGLPSELLQRRPDIVQAEQDLAAATARIGVAKADRFPKISITGILGVASPQLSRLVANETAFGVVGPGVAAPLLNAQILGFQQEAAEAQARQALAQYEQAILVAFKEVEDALVAVRTAREQREAQAQQVEALRSALRLANLRYKGGLANYLDVLIAQRNLFEAELALTGTHRLHLVSIVQLYKALGGGWSPKGMPDASQAPS; translated from the coding sequence ATGCGCCGGTTCAGTCTCTCTCTGCTGTCGTGCCTGCTCGCCGCCGGTTGCGCGATAGGACCGGACTATTCACGCCCGGTGAATTCCACTCCCGACTCGTTCCGCATGCAGGAGTCGGCGGCCCCCAATTCGATCGCCAATCTGCCGTGGTGGGAACTGCTCCGCGACGGGGAACTTCAAAATTTGATCCGCATCGCCTTGGACGAGAACAAGGATCTGCAGCGGGCCGTGGCCGCGGTCGACGAGTTTCGGGCCCGGGCGTTGATCGCGAAAATGGACTTTGCGCCTCAGATGACGGTGACGGGCAACGCCCCGTCCTTCGGGCGGAAGGCCCAGTTTCTCTTCCCCGGCTTTCCGAATCCGTTCAACTATTACCTGCAGGGGAACCTGGCGTGGGAGCTTGACCTGTGGGGACGTCTCCGTCGATCGAACGAGGCGGCTCAGGCCGACTTGCTGGCCCGCGAGGAAAACCGGCGGGCGGTGGTGTTGCAACTCGTGAGCGGCGTGGCGGAAGCCTATTTCGACCTGCTCCAGTTCGACATGCAGCTCGACATCGCCAGACGCACGCTCAAGTCCTGGGAGGAGTCGGTGCGGATCGCGCAAGCCCGTCTGCGGCAGGGGGTGATCTCCAAGCTGGACGCGGATCAATTCGAAGCCGAACGCGCGAACGCGGCCGCGCGCGCCGCCGAACTGGAACGGCAGGTGGTTCAGAAAGAAAATCAGCTCAGCGTGTTGCTGGGGCGCCATCCATTCCGGATTCCGCGCGGGCGCTCTTTGACCGAGCAGGTGATGCCGCCCGACGTCCCGCCCGGCCTGCCGTCGGAATTGCTCCAGCGACGTCCGGATATCGTCCAGGCTGAGCAGGATCTGGCGGCGGCGACCGCGCGCATCGGCGTCGCCAAGGCGGACCGGTTCCCCAAGATCAGCATCACCGGCATTCTCGGGGTCGCCAGTCCCCAGTTGTCCAGACTGGTGGCGAACGAGACGGCATTCGGCGTCGTCGGTCCCGGCGTCGCCGCTCCTTTGCTTAATGCGCAGATTCTGGGATTCCAACAGGAGGCGGCCGAAGCCCAAGCCCGCCAGGCGTTAGCGCAATACGAGCAGGCGATCCTGGTGGCCTTCAAGGAGGTGGAGGACGCGCTGGTGGCGGTCCGCACGGCCCGCGAGCAGCGGGAGGCCCAGGCCCAGCAGGTGGAAGCGTTACGGTCGGCGCTGCGGCTGGCGAACCTCCGCTATAAGGGCGGGCTCGCGAACTATCTTGACGTGCTGATCGCCCAGCGGAATCTTTTCGAAGCCGAACTGGCGCTCACAGGAACCCATCGATTGCATCTCGTCTCAATCGTCCAGCTCTACAAAGCGCTGGGCGGAGGCTGGTCGCCGAAGGGCATGCCCGACGCGAGCCAGGCGCCGTCCTGA